A section of the Stenotrophomonas acidaminiphila genome encodes:
- a CDS encoding IMPACT family protein — translation MPDTLAAPASHLLEIKHSRFLAQAMPIGNAADALSFVSAVSVADATHNCWAYRCGNEYRSSDDGEPAGTAGRPILAAIDGQGYDRVVVVVTRWYGGIKLGAGGLVRAYGGTAAECLRLAPRLPLVAMRRLRLACPFNELGTVHAQLAAHAADKLGEEFDEHGAQLAIELPAERVDGLKTQLRDATRDRVRWLDAGG, via the coding sequence ATGCCCGACACCCTCGCCGCGCCCGCCAGCCACCTGCTGGAGATCAAGCACAGCCGTTTTCTTGCCCAGGCCATGCCGATCGGCAATGCGGCCGATGCACTGTCCTTCGTCAGCGCGGTCTCGGTGGCCGACGCCACCCACAACTGCTGGGCCTACCGCTGCGGCAACGAATACCGTTCCAGCGACGACGGCGAGCCCGCCGGTACCGCCGGTCGCCCGATCCTGGCGGCGATCGATGGCCAGGGCTACGACCGTGTCGTGGTGGTGGTGACCCGCTGGTACGGCGGCATCAAGCTCGGCGCCGGTGGGCTGGTGCGCGCCTACGGCGGCACCGCCGCCGAATGCCTGCGGCTGGCGCCGCGCCTGCCGCTGGTGGCGATGCGCAGGCTGCGGCTGGCGTGCCCGTTCAACGAACTCGGCACCGTGCATGCGCAGTTGGCCGCGCATGCGGCGGACAAGCTCGGCGAGGAATTCGACGAGCATGGCGCGCAACTGGCCATCGAACTGCCCGCCGAACGGGTGGACGGCTTGAAAACCCAGCTGCGCGACGCCACCCGTGACAGGGTGCGCTGGCTCGACGCCGGCGGCTGA
- a CDS encoding ABC transporter ATP-binding protein encodes MTDTATAPSSSAKARLGTLRALWPFVRRHMALFTAWLAALAVASVATLSFPVAFRRMIDDGFSNGSNIDQVFLLVFAVVVVLAVASAARFFFVSLLGEKVVADLRRQLYAHLIALDAQFHDRNRSGELVSRLSADSELLRSVVGSSMSVALRSTVTVVGSVAMLFVTSPRLAAFTLVGIPLAVLPIILGARRLEKASRASQDRVADANNLASETLGAVRTVQAHAREGYETGRFADAVAVAVATARGRIRTQSLVTAIVITLVFGAVVLVLWSGAHDVIAGRISKGELGQFVFYALIGGGSVGALAEVWNELQRAAGGMGRIAELLQERPGVSAPPAPLALPTPLRGDIRFQDVVFHYPQRPGQPALDGFTLHVRPGETVALVGPSGAGKSTVLSLLLRFHDPEAGTISVDGIDLRQAEPTALREQIALVPQQPALFASSAADNIRYGRLQASDEEVHAAARAAEADDFIRALPEGYASELGERGARLSGGQQQRIAIARALLKDAPILLLDEATSALDAQSERAVQQALERLMAGRTTLVIAHRLATVLKADRIVVMDHGRIVAQGTHAQLLREGGLYAELARLQFID; translated from the coding sequence ATGACCGATACCGCCACCGCTCCCTCTTCTTCCGCCAAGGCACGGCTGGGCACGCTGCGGGCGCTGTGGCCGTTCGTGCGCCGCCACATGGCGCTGTTCACCGCCTGGCTGGCGGCGCTGGCGGTGGCTTCGGTGGCCACGCTGAGCTTCCCGGTCGCGTTCCGGCGCATGATCGACGACGGCTTCAGCAACGGCAGCAACATCGACCAGGTATTCCTGCTGGTGTTCGCGGTGGTGGTGGTGCTGGCCGTGGCGAGCGCCGCGCGCTTCTTCTTCGTGTCGCTGCTGGGCGAAAAAGTGGTGGCCGACCTCCGGCGCCAGCTCTATGCGCACCTGATCGCGCTGGACGCGCAGTTCCACGACCGCAACCGCAGCGGCGAACTGGTCTCGCGGTTGTCCGCCGACAGCGAACTGCTGCGCAGCGTGGTCGGCAGCAGCATGTCGGTGGCGCTGCGCAGCACCGTCACCGTGGTCGGCAGCGTGGCCATGCTGTTCGTCACCAGCCCGCGGCTGGCGGCGTTCACCCTGGTCGGCATCCCGCTGGCGGTCCTGCCGATCATCCTCGGCGCACGCCGGCTGGAAAAGGCCTCGCGCGCCAGCCAGGACCGCGTGGCCGATGCCAACAACCTCGCCAGCGAAACCCTGGGCGCGGTCCGCACCGTGCAGGCGCATGCGCGCGAAGGCTACGAAACCGGCCGCTTCGCCGATGCGGTGGCGGTGGCAGTGGCCACCGCGCGCGGACGCATCCGCACCCAGTCGCTGGTCACCGCCATCGTCATCACACTGGTGTTCGGCGCGGTGGTGCTGGTGCTGTGGTCGGGCGCGCATGACGTGATCGCCGGGCGCATCAGCAAGGGCGAGCTGGGCCAGTTCGTGTTCTACGCGCTGATCGGCGGCGGCTCGGTGGGCGCACTGGCCGAGGTGTGGAATGAACTGCAGCGTGCCGCCGGCGGCATGGGCCGCATCGCCGAACTGCTGCAGGAACGCCCGGGCGTCAGCGCGCCGCCCGCGCCGCTGGCGCTGCCCACGCCGCTGCGCGGCGACATCCGCTTCCAGGACGTGGTCTTCCACTACCCGCAGCGCCCCGGGCAGCCGGCGCTGGACGGCTTCACCCTGCACGTGCGGCCGGGCGAGACCGTGGCGCTGGTCGGCCCCTCCGGGGCCGGCAAGAGCACGGTGCTGTCGCTGCTGCTGCGTTTCCACGATCCCGAGGCGGGAACCATCAGCGTCGATGGCATCGACCTGCGCCAGGCCGAACCGACCGCGCTGCGCGAGCAGATCGCGCTGGTGCCGCAGCAACCGGCGCTGTTCGCCTCCAGTGCGGCCGACAACATCCGCTACGGCCGCCTGCAGGCCAGCGACGAGGAAGTGCATGCCGCCGCCCGCGCCGCCGAGGCCGACGATTTCATCCGTGCCCTGCCCGAGGGCTACGCCAGCGAGCTCGGCGAGCGCGGCGCGCGCCTGTCCGGCGGCCAGCAGCAGCGCATCGCCATCGCCCGCGCCCTGCTCAAGGACGCGCCGATCCTGCTGCTGGACGAAGCCACCAGCGCGCTGGACGCGCAGAGCGAACGCGCGGTGCAGCAGGCGCTGGAACGGTTGATGGCCGGCCGCACCACGCTGGTGATCGCGCACCGCCTGGCCACCGTGCTAAAGGCCGACCGCATCGTGGTGATGGACCACGGCCGCATCGTGGCGCAGGGTACCCACGCGCAGTTGCTGCGCGAGGGCGGCCTGTACGCGGAACTGGCGCGGCTGCAGTTCATCGACTGA